A genomic segment from Chrysemys picta bellii isolate R12L10 chromosome 11, ASM1138683v2, whole genome shotgun sequence encodes:
- the KLHL23 gene encoding kelch-like protein 23 isoform X2: MALIGEEDYTYIYNDLSHPVDFLQAFRTFYRDGLFTDITLQCASGVTFLCHKAVLAACSNYFKAMFTADMKEKSKNQIKLPGLSHTILEALVNYAYTSQIQITERNVQSLLQAADLLQFVSVKKACEQFLVRHVDTVNCIGMHSFAEYHLCSELEKESRRILLSRFEEVWRQEEFLDISCEKLLFILSRENLNVWKEEAAIEPVVKWIAYDVEKRIECIFDLLNCLKIDLNEIYLRSALSLRKKHQLNENKIRSLIYNALNTNPKDISKRPTTAMYVIGGYYWHPLSEVHVWDPLTNAWIQGTDMPDHTRESYGVTSLGPNIYVTGGYRTDNIEALDIVWIYNSETDQWTEGCPMLNARYYHCAVTLGGCVYALGGYRKGAPAQEAEFYDPLKKKWVSIANMIKEYGLCSIALQNKLYLVGGQTAITDCYDLEQNEWSQMAHTMERRMECGAVVMNGCIYVTGGYSYSKGTYLQSIEKYDPELNKWEVVGNLPSAMRSHGCVCVYNV, from the exons ATGGCTCTGATCGGAGAAGAGGACTACACCTATATTTACAACGATCTTTCTCACCCTGTGGACTTCCTGCAGGCTTTCAGAACATTTTACCGGGATGGCTTATTTACTGACATTACTCTTCAGTGTGCGTCTGGTGTGACCTTCCTTTGCCACAAAGCTGTTTTAGCTGCTTGTAGCAATTATTTTAAGGCAATGTTCACAGCTGACATGAAAGAAAAATCTAAAAATCAGATCAAACTTCCTGGGCTCAGCCACACTATATTGGAGGCTCTTGTGAATTATGCATACACATCACAAATCCAAATAACAGAGAGAAATGTTCAAAGTCTCCTCCAAGCTGCGGATCTACTCCAGTTTGTGTCAGTAAAGAAAGCCTGTGAGCAGTTTCTGGTAAGGCATGTAGATACTGTCAACTGCATAGGGATGCACTCCTTCGCAGAGTATCACCTTTGTTCAGAGCTAGAGAAAGAATCTAGGAGGATATTGTTATCAAGATTTGAAGAAGTGTGGAGgcaggaagaatttctggatatCAGCTGTGAGAAACTCCTGTTTATTCTCTCCAGAGAGAATCTCAATGTTTGGAAAGAAGAGGCAGCCATAGAACCTGTAGTTAAATGGATAGCATATGATGTGGAGAAAAGAATTGAATGCATTTTTGATCTGCTGAACTGCCTCAAAATAGatttaaatgaaatatatttaagATCAGCCTTAAGCTTACGAAAGAAACACCAGCTTAATGAAAACAAGATAAGGTCTCTGATATACAATGCATTAAACACCAACCCAAAAGACATTTCCAAAAGGCCCACAACAGCTATGTATGTGATTGGAGGATATTACTGGCATCCTTTATCAGAAGTCCATGTGTGGGATCCTTTAACTAATGCTTGGATACAGGGAACGGACATGCCTGATCACACAAGGGAGAGCTATGGGGTCACTAGTTTGGGACCCAACATTTATGTAACCGGGGGCTATAGAACTGACAACATAGAAGCCCTTGATATTGTGTGGATATATAACAGTGAAACTGACCAATGGACAGAAGGCTGCCCCATGCTTAATGCAAGGTACTATCATTGTGCAGTTACCTTGGGCGGCTGTGTCTATGCTTTGGGGGGCTACAGAAAAGGGGCTCCAGCACAAGAAGCAGAATTCTATGatcctttaaaaaagaaatgggtTTCCATTGCAAACATGATCAAAG AATATGGATTGTGTTCCATTGCCTTACAAAACAAGCTCTATCTTGTGGGTGGACAAACCGCAATCACTGACTGCTATGACCTAGAACAAAATGAATGGAGCCAGATGGCGCATACGATGGAAAGAAGGATGGAATGTGGTGCAGTTGTCATGAATGGATGCATCTATGTAACAGGAGGATATTCCTATTCAAAAGGAACATATCTGCAAAGTATTGAGAAATATGATCCTGAGCTTAATAAATGGGAAGTAGTCGGCAATCTTCCCAGTGCTATGCGTTCACATGGTTGTGtctgtgtgtacaatgtctaa
- the KLHL23 gene encoding kelch-like protein 23 isoform X1, whose amino-acid sequence MALIGEEDYTYIYNDLSHPVDFLQAFRTFYRDGLFTDITLQCASGVTFLCHKAVLAACSNYFKAMFTADMKEKSKNQIKLPGLSHTILEALVNYAYTSQIQITERNVQSLLQAADLLQFVSVKKACEQFLVRHVDTVNCIGMHSFAEYHLCSELEKESRRILLSRFEEVWRQEEFLDISCEKLLFILSRENLNVWKEEAAIEPVVKWIAYDVEKRIECIFDLLNCLKIDLNEIYLRSALSLRKKHQLNENKIRSLIYNALNTNPKDISKRPTTAMYVIGGYYWHPLSEVHVWDPLTNAWIQGTDMPDHTRESYGVTSLGPNIYVTGGYRTDNIEALDIVWIYNSETDQWTEGCPMLNARYYHCAVTLGGCVYALGGYRKGAPAQEAEFYDPLKKKWVSIANMIKGVGNATACVLCEVIYVIGGHYGYRGSCTYDKIQSYHSGSNEWRIVTTSPHPEYGLCSIALQNKLYLVGGQTAITDCYDLEQNEWSQMAHTMERRMECGAVVMNGCIYVTGGYSYSKGTYLQSIEKYDPELNKWEVVGNLPSAMRSHGCVCVYNV is encoded by the exons ATGGCTCTGATCGGAGAAGAGGACTACACCTATATTTACAACGATCTTTCTCACCCTGTGGACTTCCTGCAGGCTTTCAGAACATTTTACCGGGATGGCTTATTTACTGACATTACTCTTCAGTGTGCGTCTGGTGTGACCTTCCTTTGCCACAAAGCTGTTTTAGCTGCTTGTAGCAATTATTTTAAGGCAATGTTCACAGCTGACATGAAAGAAAAATCTAAAAATCAGATCAAACTTCCTGGGCTCAGCCACACTATATTGGAGGCTCTTGTGAATTATGCATACACATCACAAATCCAAATAACAGAGAGAAATGTTCAAAGTCTCCTCCAAGCTGCGGATCTACTCCAGTTTGTGTCAGTAAAGAAAGCCTGTGAGCAGTTTCTGGTAAGGCATGTAGATACTGTCAACTGCATAGGGATGCACTCCTTCGCAGAGTATCACCTTTGTTCAGAGCTAGAGAAAGAATCTAGGAGGATATTGTTATCAAGATTTGAAGAAGTGTGGAGgcaggaagaatttctggatatCAGCTGTGAGAAACTCCTGTTTATTCTCTCCAGAGAGAATCTCAATGTTTGGAAAGAAGAGGCAGCCATAGAACCTGTAGTTAAATGGATAGCATATGATGTGGAGAAAAGAATTGAATGCATTTTTGATCTGCTGAACTGCCTCAAAATAGatttaaatgaaatatatttaagATCAGCCTTAAGCTTACGAAAGAAACACCAGCTTAATGAAAACAAGATAAGGTCTCTGATATACAATGCATTAAACACCAACCCAAAAGACATTTCCAAAAGGCCCACAACAGCTATGTATGTGATTGGAGGATATTACTGGCATCCTTTATCAGAAGTCCATGTGTGGGATCCTTTAACTAATGCTTGGATACAGGGAACGGACATGCCTGATCACACAAGGGAGAGCTATGGGGTCACTAGTTTGGGACCCAACATTTATGTAACCGGGGGCTATAGAACTGACAACATAGAAGCCCTTGATATTGTGTGGATATATAACAGTGAAACTGACCAATGGACAGAAGGCTGCCCCATGCTTAATGCAAGGTACTATCATTGTGCAGTTACCTTGGGCGGCTGTGTCTATGCTTTGGGGGGCTACAGAAAAGGGGCTCCAGCACAAGAAGCAGAATTCTATGatcctttaaaaaagaaatgggtTTCCATTGCAAACATGATCAAAG GTGTTGGAAATGCCACAGCCTGTGTCCTGTGTGAAGTAATCTATGTAATTGGAGGCCACTATGGTTACAGGGGAAGCTGCACCTATGACAAAATTCAGAGCTACCATTCAGGTAGCAATGAATGGAGAATAGTCACTACAAGTCCACATCCAG AATATGGATTGTGTTCCATTGCCTTACAAAACAAGCTCTATCTTGTGGGTGGACAAACCGCAATCACTGACTGCTATGACCTAGAACAAAATGAATGGAGCCAGATGGCGCATACGATGGAAAGAAGGATGGAATGTGGTGCAGTTGTCATGAATGGATGCATCTATGTAACAGGAGGATATTCCTATTCAAAAGGAACATATCTGCAAAGTATTGAGAAATATGATCCTGAGCTTAATAAATGGGAAGTAGTCGGCAATCTTCCCAGTGCTATGCGTTCACATGGTTGTGtctgtgtgtacaatgtctaa